The proteins below are encoded in one region of Paenacidovorax monticola:
- the rpsO gene encoding 30S ribosomal protein S15, with the protein MIAASIKAEVVKANARAANDTGSPEVQVALLTARINELTPHFKQHAKDHHGRRGLLRMVSRRRKLLDYLKSKDADRYTALIAKLGLRK; encoded by the coding sequence ATGATCGCCGCTTCCATCAAGGCCGAAGTCGTCAAGGCCAATGCCCGCGCTGCCAATGACACGGGTAGTCCCGAGGTGCAGGTTGCCCTGCTCACGGCCCGTATCAACGAGCTGACCCCCCATTTCAAGCAGCACGCCAAGGACCACCACGGTCGCCGCGGCCTGCTGCGCATGGTGAGCCGTCGCCGCAAGCTGCTGGACTACCTCAAGTCCAAGGACGCTGACCGCTACACCGCGCTGATCGCCAAGCTGGGCCTGCGCAAGTAA